CAACACATTGCATTGACAGTACTGTCTGTAACGTTACACTAAACCGTTGTAGTTCATAATTCCTAAAAAGATGGCGATGCCGGATGTGAGCGTTTTCCGCCATTCATCGATTGCCGCAAAGGAGATGTATGGCGAATATTCGTGATGTCGCAAAGCATGCTGGCGTTTCCGTCAGTACGGTATCTAATGTGCTCAACGGGCGTACCGATCAAATGCGTGCTGAAACGCTGGCGCGCATCCAGCAGAGCATGCAGACGCTGAATTACTTTCCAAACCGGGTGGCGCAACAGCTCAAGACCGGGCAGGCCAAAATGATTGGCCTGCTGGTGCCATCGATTGTGAATCCCAGCTTTGCCGCCCTGGCTCGTGAAGTCGATCTGGCTGCCAAAAAACGTCAGTTCCGGGTGCTGATTGGTAATACCTACCGGCAGATTGAAGAAGAAGAAGCCTTTCTGGACGATATGTTTTCCCACGGCGTCCGCGGGATTATCGTTGCTGCCTGCGATATTGAAAAAGCGCATTTTGCGCGAGCGGTAGAGCAGGGGATGGTGATGGTGAACTATGACGGCCGCATGCCTGCGCGCGCTCAGTCCGACCATTTTGCGCTGGACAGCGTCTCTATGGACAACATTGGTGCCGGACGAATGGCGGCAGAACACCTGATCGCACAGGGATGCCGCCGCCTCGCATTTGCCACGGTGGAAGGGATGACGCCGAGCCGTGCGCACAAAATCGAAGGTTTTCTTCGCGCGGCGCAAGAGCACGGGCTATATCGGGAAGGGATGATCATTGAAGGTCAGGCTGTGGCCGCCTATGGCGATACGGAAATGACAGAACTTGGGCGGGCGCTGGCGTTAAAAATCAGCCAACAGCCAGAGTTCCCGGATGGCATCGTGGCGATCAACGACGCGCTGGGTATTGGGCTGATGGCCGGTCTGCATCAGGCGGGGATCGATGTGCCACAGCAAATTTCTATTGTGGGTATCGACAATATCCCGCTCTCCGGACTGGTTTTCCCTGGGCTGACCTCCATCATGCCGCCGCTTCGGGAGATGGCTGAGGTGATGGTTGCGCGGCTGATTGACAGGACCGAAAACCCGGCTATTTCGCCAGAAGAGTTTTTGTTCCCTCCGACGTTGGTTTCCCGACAATCGGTACGATAACGGCGTGGCAGGAGAAGAACGGCACGTTCTTCTCGTTTTGTCATACCAGCGTTGGGGCCACGGTCAGCAGGATATTGGCGAAGCGGCGGGTTTCACCGGACGCGATGACCAGGATCGTGTCGGACGATTTGGCAAGCGAATAAAATGCGTTACGTTCAACATATTCAAACTCAATTGATTCAGAGAGCATGTCGCGGTATTCGCGTTCGACCGTATTATCAAAATCCGCCGGGCTTGCCATCAACGTGGCTTTTTCCACATTAATATAGCCGAGAATTTTCTCCAGAATGACGACGCTGCCGATCAACCCCGGAGTGAAATTAAGCCAGATAATCCGTGCCTGCGCAGAAGTATTGGTTAGAAAAGAATAATTGGCATCGGTGATTAAAATATTCGCCTTGTGTCCGCACTGTGCCAGTGCCTGTAATAAATCAGGATGAATAATATCTGACTTGATCATATGTCATACCTTTTAAAAGCTGGCGGGCATGATTACCCGCCATATTTTTATGCCCGGTAAATACCGCCGTTAATGTCGATGGTGGCGCCGGAAACGAAACCATCATATTCAGAGGCGAGGAAACAGATGACCCTTGCCACATCTTCCGGCGTGCCCGCTCTTCCCAGAGGTATGGCCTGGATCGTCTGGTCGGCAGAGGCCTGCGTGGTGTGTTGATTATGAAAGCGAGTGCCCAGAATCAGTCCTGGCGCAACGGCATTGACGCGGATGCCGTGTTCACCGAGTTCAGCGGCGAGTGAGCGAGTCCAGGTCAGCACCGCGCCTTTGGTGGTGGAATACACCAGAGAACCCGCGTGGCCGCCGGAGCGTCCGGCCAGAGAGGCCAGATTGACGATACTGGCGCCGTCTGGCGCGGCTTTTAGCCACGGTAAAGCCTGCTGAGTGACATTTAGCATCGTGGTCATATTGACATCGATAACCGTGCGCCAGAAATGAGGCTCGATCTCACCCAGCCATTTGCGAGCAATAATGCCGCCGACGTTATTAACCAGAATATCGATACCGCCGAGAAATTCTGCCGCCTGCGCCACGCAGCGGGCCGCATCTTCTTCATCGGTTAAATCGGCGAAGCCGCAGGACGCCCGACAGCCCTGCTGCTCGGCGAGAGCAATTAATTCCCGTGGACCTTCTTCGCCACTGAAATAATGAATATAGATATCGCATCCCGCCTCAATCAGTTTTCTTGCACTCTCTTTACCAATGCCTTGTTCTGCACCGGTAATAAACGCTTTTTTACCCGTTAATAATCCCATTTCATACTCCCGTTATTCATATTTAAACGGCATCAGGCAATGACGTGATATCGTTTTGCCGTTTTTTGCGCGTGGATATCCCTGCCACCAGAATGTGGCAAATTCAGGACGTAATTATCAGTAACCGGCCAGTCCAGGCAGCCAGGTGGTTAACGGTGGCGCCATGGCGACAATAATGATGCCGACAAAAATCACCGCCAGATATTTTGCCATCGGTCTGATGACGTGTTTCATTTCCACTCCGCAAATCGCGCAGGTGGTGTATAAACCCAGACCGATCGGTGGTGAAAACAGGCCAAAGCCCATCGCCATGATCATCACAATGCCAAAGTGCAGCGGGTTAAAGCCAAGCTGAATCGCAATCGGCACCAGAATAGGGGCGAAGATGATCAGCGCTGGCGCGCCTTCGAGCACCGCACCAAAGATGATCAGAATGACAATGGTCAACATCAGGAACAGCCAGGCACCTTGCTCCATACCAATTCCCACCAGCAGTTCAGCGATTTGCTGTGGGATCATCTGAATGGTCAGGGCATAGGAGAGACTGGTTGCACAGGCCACGATGAACAGCAGGACGCCGGACATCGCCGCGATATCAACAAACATTTTCACCGTGGCTTTCAGCGTCAGTTCACCAAACGCCAGGCGGCCCACCACAATGGCGTAGATAACCGCGAAGGCGGAAATCTCCGTGGAGGTGGCGATCCCCATCATGACGCCACGGCCAATCATGAAGATCATGACCAGGCCAACCGCGGCACCCAGGTAAAGCTGAGTTCTCGGGCGTAATACCGGGTAGGCTTCGCTAACGTTAATTTTCCCGCCGAAACGATTGGCGGCGACCATTAACAGCACCAGCAGACAGGCCGCAGGCACCAGGCCGGCAATAAACAACGCCCCGATGGAAATATTCGCGACAAAACCCATCACAATCAGGTTTACGCAAGGGGGAATGGTCTCTGCCATCACTGCGGATGCGGCAAATACCCCGGCAGCTTCTTCGCTATCCTGCTTCGCACGGCGTACCGCAGGCATTAATACCCCACCGACGGCCGCCACATCCGCCAGTTTGGAACCGGAGATGCCGGAGAAAAAAGCCATCGACAGCACGGTTGTCATATTCAGACCGCCGCGAAACCGTCCCATACCGCGCACAATCAGTTCGACCAGTCGCGTGGACATGCCGTTGATTTCCATTGCCGCACCGGCGAGCAAGAAGAACGGAATCGCCAACAGAACAAAGTGGTCAACGCCCGCCGCCACCTGCTGTGAGAAAAAGACAAAGGGCAGGGAAGGGTCGCAGATGAAAAAGACCATTGCGGACATGCCAAGCGTGAAGGCGATCGGCACACCGGCCAGAATGCCGAGCACGAAGCAAATCAGCATCAGGCCCGCTGCCGCGCTGGCAGGATCGGCCATCAGCGACAATTTCAGATAGCCCAGTGCCGCCAGCACTAAAATTCCAACACCGCTGAGCAACACCACTTTGGCGCGTTCATGCAGGGCATGTTCCAGCGCGGCCACCATCATCACCACGGAGCCGATTAACACCGGGATAACGTAGATGGTCTGCGGCAGGCCCGTCTCGGTGGTTTGCAATCGTGCTGCCTGGACCAGATCATAACTGGAAACCACCAACCCGACGGAGACCAGAAACAGGATCCAACGACTGGCATGGATAACGTAAGGGCGAACGCTTTCAGGCAGGAAGCGTAAGAACAGATCGACACCGATGTGTCCGCCTCTGCCCGTCGAGGTCGCAACACCAAAAAAGACCAGCGCAATCATCAGCGCGCGCGCCACTTCTTCCGCCCAGTGGATCGGTGAATGCAGGGCATAACGCCAGATCACCGAAGCGAATACCACCAGCACGTTGATAAACAGCACCAGCGCCCCGGCCCACGACGTTAAGGTTGTTAAAAATCGACTCAGCCGCCCCAACAGCGTCAACAAAGTATTTTCATCCTTTGTTTTCATCGAGATATCTGCCATGGTGAACTCCTTTCATGGTTCGTTTGGGCAACATCGTCGACCCGGGAAACTCCGCAGGCCGACGATGCACGGCTTATGGCTTGTCGCTCGGCGCTGCGGCGCTGATCTCGTCCACCATAGGTTTCAGATCCGGGTATTTATCCAGGAAGGCTTTCCAGACAGGCTGTACGGCCTGTGCGAAGAATGCGCGATCGGTTTCCCGGAAAGTGACCCCTTTGGCCTCCAGGTTTTTAATCGCTTCCAGCT
The DNA window shown above is from Citrobacter farmeri and carries:
- a CDS encoding SDR family NAD(P)-dependent oxidoreductase, with the protein product MGLLTGKKAFITGAEQGIGKESARKLIEAGCDIYIHYFSGEEGPRELIALAEQQGCRASCGFADLTDEEDAARCVAQAAEFLGGIDILVNNVGGIIARKWLGEIEPHFWRTVIDVNMTTMLNVTQQALPWLKAAPDGASIVNLASLAGRSGGHAGSLVYSTTKGAVLTWTRSLAAELGEHGIRVNAVAPGLILGTRFHNQHTTQASADQTIQAIPLGRAGTPEDVARVICFLASEYDGFVSGATIDINGGIYRA
- a CDS encoding RbsD/FucU family protein is translated as MIKSDIIHPDLLQALAQCGHKANILITDANYSFLTNTSAQARIIWLNFTPGLIGSVVILEKILGYINVEKATLMASPADFDNTVEREYRDMLSESIEFEYVERNAFYSLAKSSDTILVIASGETRRFANILLTVAPTLV
- a CDS encoding LacI family DNA-binding transcriptional regulator, with product MANIRDVAKHAGVSVSTVSNVLNGRTDQMRAETLARIQQSMQTLNYFPNRVAQQLKTGQAKMIGLLVPSIVNPSFAALAREVDLAAKKRQFRVLIGNTYRQIEEEEAFLDDMFSHGVRGIIVAACDIEKAHFARAVEQGMVMVNYDGRMPARAQSDHFALDSVSMDNIGAGRMAAEHLIAQGCRRLAFATVEGMTPSRAHKIEGFLRAAQEHGLYREGMIIEGQAVAAYGDTEMTELGRALALKISQQPEFPDGIVAINDALGIGLMAGLHQAGIDVPQQISIVGIDNIPLSGLVFPGLTSIMPPLREMAEVMVARLIDRTENPAISPEEFLFPPTLVSRQSVR
- a CDS encoding TRAP transporter large permease subunit; the protein is MADISMKTKDENTLLTLLGRLSRFLTTLTSWAGALVLFINVLVVFASVIWRYALHSPIHWAEEVARALMIALVFFGVATSTGRGGHIGVDLFLRFLPESVRPYVIHASRWILFLVSVGLVVSSYDLVQAARLQTTETGLPQTIYVIPVLIGSVVMMVAALEHALHERAKVVLLSGVGILVLAALGYLKLSLMADPASAAAGLMLICFVLGILAGVPIAFTLGMSAMVFFICDPSLPFVFFSQQVAAGVDHFVLLAIPFFLLAGAAMEINGMSTRLVELIVRGMGRFRGGLNMTTVLSMAFFSGISGSKLADVAAVGGVLMPAVRRAKQDSEEAAGVFAASAVMAETIPPCVNLIVMGFVANISIGALFIAGLVPAACLLVLLMVAANRFGGKINVSEAYPVLRPRTQLYLGAAVGLVMIFMIGRGVMMGIATSTEISAFAVIYAIVVGRLAFGELTLKATVKMFVDIAAMSGVLLFIVACATSLSYALTIQMIPQQIAELLVGIGMEQGAWLFLMLTIVILIIFGAVLEGAPALIIFAPILVPIAIQLGFNPLHFGIVMIMAMGFGLFSPPIGLGLYTTCAICGVEMKHVIRPMAKYLAVIFVGIIIVAMAPPLTTWLPGLAGY